One Lucilia cuprina isolate Lc7/37 chromosome 4, ASM2204524v1, whole genome shotgun sequence DNA segment encodes these proteins:
- the LOC111689239 gene encoding modular serine protease-like, with protein MVCGIQIFQYVSGVSIQTICRYRSQYHKCQKDINPGTEIEIICAHGYKRIPNEKQHIKCFGNSSFNEIPMRCKQNCGRITSDAESLSRNGISIELIMAPWHVSIFELVNSDYVYICSGSIVSPRIIITAAHCFWDEANLKIQMFTNFVIKAGSSTKIYSLHDGKSQIVQVNQIHIPERYRGRDNNQRDDIAFLKLNTTLIYTENISPICIPDEILNTASSYVLSHQEGFITGFGINNQLERLKMLTLSHHDFRNKSPSDIHLANDKFYIYNNELSLVCRGDSGAGFVVKDTNLYDYEDKYRLLGVVSNTPTTKNDCTPEGEYVAVTNIFYIPWEFSRRLANAIKEDEALF; from the exons ATGGTATGTGGAATACAGATTTTCCAATATGTGTCG GGAGTTTCAATACAAACTATTTGTAGATACAGATCACAATATCACAAATGTCAGAAAGATATTAATCCCGGTACTGAAATTGAAATCATTTGTGCCCATGGCTATAAACGCATTCCAAATGAAAAACAGCATATAAAGTGTTTTGGAAATAGTAGTTTTAATGAAATCCCCATGCGCTGTAAACAGAATTGTGGCAGAATTACGTCTGATGCGGAAAGTTTGTCTAGAAATGGCATTTCAATCGAACTTATTATGGCTCCTTGGCACGTGTCCATTTTCGAACTTGTCAACTCTGACTACGTTTACATTTGCAGCGGTTCAATTGTTTCGCCTCGTATTATCATAACTG CTGCACATTGCTTTTGGGATGAGGCAAACCTAAAGATTCAAATGTTTACGAACTTTGTTATTAAAGCGGGAAGCAGTACGAAAATTTACTCATTGCACGATGGCAAATCACAGATTGTACAGGTTAATCAAATACATATTCCTGAGCG ATATCGGGGAAGAGACAATAATCAGCGAGATGACATCGCTTTTCTAAAACTGAATACTACCCTAATTTATACGGAAAATATTTCGCCCATATGCATTCCAGATGAGATACTCAACACTGCATCAAGTTATGTTTTATCTCATCAGGAAGGTTTTATTACCGGATTTGGCATCAATAATCAATTAGAAAGACTTAAAATGTTGACATTATCCCATCATGATTTTCGCAATAAAAGTCCATCGGATATACATCTAGCAAATGATAAgttttacatttacaataatgaacTTAGCCTGGTGTGTCGTGGCGACAGTGGTGCTGGCTTTGTAGTTAAAGATACGAATTTATATGATTACGAGGATAAATACCGATTATTGGGTGTTGTAAGTAATACACCGACAACGAAAAATGATTGTACACCCGAAGGGGAGTACGTTGCagtgacaaatattttttatataccttGGGAATTTAGTCGTCGATTGGCCAATGCCATTAAAGAAGATGaagcattattttaa